Within the Gemmobacter sp. genome, the region TCCGGACCCGAAGGCGCGCTTTGCCACCTACTGGCCGCAGCTTGCCGCCTATGCGGATGCCCTTCGTTTGACCTTTCCCGCCCATCAACTGCGTGGCGTCGCCATCCACTGGATGAACGAGGGCAGCCTCAGCTTCTTGCCCCTTGAGCCGGAGGTCGTGGCCTGATGTCCGCCCTAGCCTGGATTGACTTCGACCAGACCGACCGCGACCGCGCGCGCCGGATCATGGACCTGTTCGGGGTTGAGGACTCCCGCGATGAACTGGGCCTCGGCTCGATCCGCGATGCCCTGTCGGACCTGATGTTCCCGGGCACCAGCACGATTCAGACGCGGCTGCGCTACATGTTCTTCGTGCCTTGGCTCTACCGGATGGCCGCCCGGTCTGGCGGGCGGGCAGATCAGGCGCGGCAACTGGAAATCCAACTTATCACGGCCCTCTTGCGCGGCGGCGAGACCGAAAACGTCATCGGCAGCGAGGCGCGCGACAGCTTGAAGCGGCTGCCAAGCGATGTCTATTGGGCCGGTCTTCTGGCGCTGGGCATCCGCACCCATCCCGGCAGCCGAGCCGAGATGCTGGCCGCGGGTGACGCGCCGGGCCTGTGGTCCCCCGGGCTGCCCGTTGCGCCGGATGACCTGCTGGACAAGGCAACCTTCCGCCTGACAGCCGAGGAAGGCAGCTTCCTGCGCGACCGTCTTGCCGTTTCCGCCCGCGACAGCCTGTTCAACGAGTTGGCGCAGGCGGGTGACCGGGCGGAATCAGATGCGATCTGGCTGCACCCGATGCGCGCCACATGGAGCCCGCGAAACATCTCCATCGTCGATCAGGCCGAACGCTTTGCCCGGGTGATGAACGGGGCAGCGCTGCTTTACAACCTGATGCTCGCGGAACGGGCCGCCGCCATGCAAGGTGCGGAGGGGGGCCACTGGCATGATTTGGCCACCGACTATCGCGCTCGGCTAAGCGCCTGGCAGGCTGAGGCCCCCGCCAACCTTGCCTCAGGCTGGAGCCTGGCGGGGCTCTGGTCGCTGACCTCGCAGACCATTCACAGGGTGGCCCCCCAGACCATGGCCTTCGTGACCGACTGGTCGGCCCTCGTCCAGCGCGGACAGCCGCTGGCCGATACCTCAGCCGCCCGAGCCCTGATCCTGCGGCGGGAAACCCGGCTGAAGGGGCCCAAGGCGCGGCTGACGAATGATGCAGCGCTGGCGCGTTGGGGTGGTGCCTCAGGTGCGGCAGTGCTGGCTTATCGCTGGCCAGTTGTGCAGCGCCATCTGCGGGACCTTGCCGATGCCGTCTAACAGCCCGCTCGACCCCGAAAACCGTGCGCTTTACGGCGAAATCCTGCGCGCCCCGCCGGGATACGAGGTCGAGATGGCCTTGGCCACGACCTATTCGCTGGATTTCGAAACCGCGCTGGTCATCCCGGCGACGATGGCCTTTCAGGCGGCCGAAAGCCGGGCGCAGGTACTGGACACGCCACTGGCGCTTCTGGACGGGCTGGAGCGGCTGGCCGAGCGCGTAGCGATCTTTTGCGAGGCCGGGCGCATCGCGGCCCAACCGCGCGCCGCCAACCGCCTGACCGCGCTCTTGGAAGACACGGTGACCGAGGTCCTTGCGCCGCAGGGTGGCGCGTTTCACCCCAAGATCTGGGTGCTGCGTTTTGTGCCCCTGACCGGCACGGGGTCGGTCCGACTGCGCTTTGCGATCTTGTCGCGCAACCTGACGACCGACCGCAGCTGGGACCTGTCGCTGTCGCTTGACGGCGAAGTGACCGAAGGGGTGCAACCCGACAATGCCCCGATTTCCGCTCTCCTCCGCGCCCTGCCCAGCCTTGCGCGGGGACGCCCGACACCGGCGCGCAACCGCAAGATCGCCGAGGCGCTGGCCCGAGACGTTGATCGCACGGTCTGGACCCTGCCCGAAGGCGCTCGACGCCTGCGCTTTGCGGTCAATGGGTTAGGGCAGCCCACTTTCCGGCCAACGGTCGGCAGAGCCATGGGTATCATCTCGCCCTTCTTGTCGCCCGAAGCATTGGTCCAGTTGACCAAGGACCTTGACCCCACTGAATGCTGGCTGCTGAGCCGAGCCGAGGAACTGGCCAAGATGTCGCCGGACGTGCTGGCCCGCTTCGGGCAGGTGATGGTTCTGGACGACCTAGCCGAAACCGAAGATGGCGAGGAGTCAGAGGCGGCGTCCGCGGCTCTGGGCCTTCATGCCAAGGTCTTTGTGACCGAACGCTACCCAAGGCCTGAGTCGACCACGGACCTGACCGTCGGATCGGGCAACGCCACAGCAGCCGCCCTTCTGAACGGCAGCAACGTCGAGGTCTTTGCCACCCTTTCCGGCCCCTCGCGCCGGATGGGTTGGGTTGCCGATCACATCGCGCCAGAACGGCTGGGCCGGTTCCTTCGGCCCTGGCAGGCCCCAACAACGGCGCCCGTCCCTGATCCAGCCTTAGCGGCAGAGGCGCGCCTTGATACGATGCGCAGGGCTCTGGCAGCGGCTGACCTGACCTTGCGCTGCACTCCGGCCGAAGACGGGCGGATCGGCCTGACCCTGACCGCACGCGGCAGCGTAGCCCTACCCGTCACTCTGCGAGCAGAGCTTTGGCCACTGACCCTTGGCCCAAACCACGCCCTGACGCTGACTGTGCCGCTCGGCCGCACCGGCCTGCCCCTTGGCCAGTTCGCTCTGGCCGATGTGACGCGCTGGCTGGGGCTTCGCCTCACCGATCTGGAAACCGGGGCCGAGATGGTATTCACCCTCGGCACCACGCTGAAGGACCTGCCCGAGGCGCGCACCGCCGAAATCCTGCGCAGCATAATCGAGAACCGCGAGGCTTTCCTGCGCTACATCCGCCTGCTGCTGGGCGATCCGCAGACGGCGGGCCAGATCATCCTGCAGGGTGGCAAGGGCGGTTTCCTGGGCTTTGCAGGCTTTGCCGACGACGCCCCGATCCTTGAGGACATGGTGCGGTCACTGTCAGGCGACGGCCGCCGCCTGCGCGATATCGAACGGCTCATGTCGCGGCTGGGCGATGTCAGGGGCGCAAATGGGGAACCGGTCATACCGCCGCGCTTCGCCGCCCTTTGGGAGGTGTTTCGCAGCGTCCTGCCAAAGGAGGCGCGCCGTGGCTGAAAACCGCTTTGACCCCGGCCCCGCCCTGGCACCGCTGAAAGCCTTCCAAAGGGCCACGGTGGATCACGTCTGCCGCCGCCTGCTGACCGATCCCGACGCTACGCGCCAGTTCCTGGTGGCGGACGAGGTGGGGCTGGGCAAGACGATGGTCGCGCGCGGCGTGATCGCCCGCACGATTGAGGCGCTTTGGGACAAGGTCCCGCGCATCGACATCATCTATGTCTGCTCGAACGGCGCCATCGCCGCACAGAACCTCGCCCGGCTGAACGTGATGGAGCGCGAGGCGCAGGTGCTGCCGACACGGCTGACCCTGCTGCCTTTGGTGCTGGGCGGAGAAAACAGCCTGCGCCACAACCGGGTGAACTTCATCAGCCTGACACCCGGCACGACCTTTGACCTGAAATCCTCGGGCGGCTGGGCGCGGGAGCGTGCCTTGATCCTGAGGCTTCTGGAGGGGCAACTCGCCCACCCAAAGGGCGCGATCCGACTGTTTCAGGGCTGGTCGGGAGAGCCGGGCTGGGAGCGAGAGCGCGCGCGGGTTGCGACGGAAACCGTTGATCCGGAAATCGCAGCCCGGTTCCAGATGGCCGTGGCCAACAGCCCCGACCTGACCGCGCGGATCGATGACCTTTGCGCCGAGGTCGCCCGGCATCGCCACGTAGAGGGCGACTTGCGCCAGGCCTGCACCGCCCTGATCGGCGAATTGCGTGGGATGTTGGCCCAGGCCTCAGTCCAGTCACTGGAACCTGACCTTATCATCCTCGACGAATTCCAGCGCTTTCACGAACTGCTACATGGCGACAGCGAAGCCGCCGATCTGGCGCGGCAGTTGTTCAATCATGTCGACGGAGCGGGCAATGCCGCCAAGACCCTGCTCCTGTCCGCCACGCCCTACCGGATGCTGACACTGGCAGGCGATGCGCCCGAGGAGGGCGATCATCACCGCGATTTCCTCGACGTGCTGGAATTCCTGTTCGGAGCCGAGGATGGCAAACGCCGCCGCGACGAGATTGCGTTGGAGATGCGCCGTTTTCGTCAGGCGATGCAGGCCCTGCCCGCAGGCTTCGAAAACGCCCGCGCGCTGCGCGAGGGAATCGAAGGCCAGTTGCGCAGTGTCATCGCCCGCACCGAACGCGTGGCCGAGACGGCGGATCGCGACGCCATGATCCGCGAACTCCGCCACGAACTTGACGTGACCGCGCCCGACCTGATCGAGGCGCGCGCCATAGCGGCCGTGGCCGCCGCCGCCGGGGCACCGGGCACGGTGGATTACTGGAAATCCTCGCCCTGGCTTCTGAACCTGATGCGCGGCTACAAGCTGGCGGACCTCCTGAAGGAGCAAGCGAAGTCTCCCTCGCCCGCCCTTCGCGCGGCCATGAAAACGGCGATCCCCTTGCAGATCGATCCGCAAGCGGTCGAAAGTTACGCGCCCCTTGCCCCCGCCAATGGCCGTATGCGCAAACTGGCAAACCTCGCCTTCGCGAACGGCATGGCGCGCCGCCTGTGGATTGCGCCATCGCTGCCCTACTTCGGCACCAGCCAGCCTGTCAGCAAGATGCTGATCTTCTCGGAATGGACGATGGTTCCCGACGCGATTGCCGGGTTCCTGTCCTATGAGGCAGAGCGGCAGATGGGCATGGGCAAGGGTCACAGCTATACCGACCCGCCAACCACCCGCCCCCTGCAGTTCCGCCGCGCCCAGGGTCGCCTTGCAGGCCTGCGCGCGCTGCAGCTCGTCATCCCCTCACCCCGTCTTGCGGCCATGGCGGACCCGTTGGCCCTGATGCGATTGGAGGGGCCCTTTTCCGATCTCGACGCGCTGCGTCAAGCGGTTCGCACGCGCTTGCGGCCTCTGGCGCAAGACCTGGCGGAACAGAGCGCCGAAGCAGGGGATGGCGGCTGGGATTGGAGCAGCCCCGCCGCCCTCGATGTTGTGAACCCTGACTTTGCCGCATGGCTTGCAGGCAACGGCCCGCGGGGAGAGGGGGACGAGGAAGCCTGGCCCGATCATCTGGCCGAACTGCTGCAGGCCGCCCGGCAGCCGATCGGGCAGAAAGACGTCGACCAGATCCTCGGCCATCTGGTGGATGTGGCGCTTGGCAGCCCGGCCACCTGCGCCTTGCGCGCCCTGTCCCGTATCGCACCCACGCTGCCCTTGAACGATCCCTCACTGCTGACGGCAGCGACGAAGGTTGGCATGGCCTTCCGGACACTGTTCAACCAGCCCGAAACCCAGGCTCTGCTGCGCGCTGAGGGGGATGTCTACTGGCGGGCAGTTCTGCGTCATGCGGCCGAACACGACCTGCAATCGGTTCTCGACGAGTATGCCCATGTCTTATTGGAAGCCGAGGGCCAAGTCGGTCATCCGGCGGTCAAAGCCATAGGGGTCATCGCCGAACGGATGGCCGAGGCCCTGTCCTTGCGACCGGCCCAGATCGAACTGAACCACTACGCTCTTCGGCGTGGCCGTATCGCACAGACGCACCCGATCACCCTTCGCGGTCGCTTCGCCATGCGCTTGGCCCAGAAGGGCGAAGATGAGACCGGCGTGAACCGGACCGGTCTCGTCCGTACGGCCTTTAACTCCCCGTTCAAGCCTTTCGTTCTGGCCTCGACCTCAGTCGGGCAGGAAGGTCTGGATTTTCATCCCTACTGCCACCGGATCGTCCACTGGAACCTCCCCGGCAACCCGGTCGACATGGAGCAACGCGAAGGCCGGGTGCATCGCTACAAAAACCACGCTGTCCGCCTTAATCTGGTCGCAGGACAATCTCCGGCGGCGCTGGGCGGGCAGAATACTGATCCTTGGGCCGATATGTTCAGTGCTGCGCACGGAAACGCTGGGCGCTCTGGTGATCTTGAGCCTTTCTGGGTGCTCGACGGCCCCACCAAGGTCGAACGCCATATCCTGTCGCTCCCCTTCAGCCGTGAAGAGACGCGGCTCTCCTGGCTGAACCGTTCAGTGGCGCTGTATCGGCTGGCATTCGGTCAACCGCGGCAGGACGATCTACTTGCCTTGCTGGATCAGGTGCGGGACGAGATTGCGCCGGAGGCGCTCGCTCAACTGCAGATCAGCCTTCGTCCCGACTGAGCGCGTTCTTCTGACGTTTTAGCGCGTTCCTGATCCTGTGGGGCTACTATCCCACTGTTTTCGCACGTGGAATCCGTCCGTTTGTTGACCTATTGTTGACCCGCCGGGAAGACAGCAAAAAGCCCCACCAATCGGCGGGGCGCATGTCGTTGATATCGTTTAATTTTTTTGGTTGCGGGGGCAGGATTTGAACCTGCGGCCTTCAGGTTATGAGCCTGAATCTGGCGACTTCCTAAAACCGCGCAAAATCAGCGACTTAGGCCGCAAGCCTTTGGAATCGCGCGCTTTCATTGTTCTCATTCAGCCGCACCAGACCGCACCCGACCGCACCAAACCGTGCACGAACGGAGAACGCCGGTTGAGTCAGGCTTGAGTCAGCCGCGCGAGGCGTGGTTCCTGCAAGTTCCGCGCCTCTCCGCGCCTCGGTGCCGCAAAGCGGCCGCGGGCACTGTCTTGGGCAGATCGAACAGCCCGGAGAACAGCGATGCCCCCTGAGAACCTGCAGCTGCGCATCCTCGTCGCCTGCGAGACATCTGGAATTGCCAGGCGCGCCTTTTCGGCGCTCGGCCACGACGTTTGGAGCTGCGACCTAGAGCCAGCCGAGGACGGATCAAACCGCCACATCATTTGCGACGTCCGCGACGGGATCCTGACATGGGGCTGGGACCTGCTTGCGGTGATGCACCCTCCATGCACGCGTTTGTGCCGCTCCGGGCGGCGCTGGATGAGCGGGCCAGGGAAATGGACGCCGCCGCGACAGCTTCCGAAGGGGCGAACGTGGGAGGACATGCGCGCAGAGTTTGAGCTGGGCGTCGACGTGTTCACGACCTGCTGGCAGGCGCCAATCGACCGCGTCGCGATCGAAAACCCGGAGATGAATGACCTCGCACGGGACCGGTTGCCAGCAGACCTTACGGCGCCACAGATGGTGCAGCCGTTCTGGTTCGGCGAGCGAGCCTACAAGGGCACAGGCTGGTATCTGCGCGGCCTGCCAGAGCTCGTGCCAACCGACATGCTGGCAGAGCCGCCGCGGAACTCTGACGAGTGGAAAGCGTGGAACGCGGTTCATCGCATGTCGCCTGGCCCTGATCGTGCGCGCCTTCGGAGTCGTTCGTTTCCCGGCATGATGGCAGCGGCTGCTTTGCAGTGGAGCAATTCTGCAGTTCGCGAGATCGAAGCTCGCCAAAAGAGCGAGGGCGAATGCGCATGACCTGCCCTCCCTGCAACAACGACTGCCGCCAAGGACGTGACTGCCCCGCACGCCAGCGCCGGGCCATCCGTTTCCCGTCTGGATGGTGGATCGCCCTGGGCGCAATCATCGGCCTCCTCTTCTGGATCGGCCTCTTCTTGGTTCTTTGACTTGACCCGTGCCGCCTTCAATGGCGTCAGGGGACGTGTCTCACGTGGTGCGCGAATGGCCAACCGGCAGAGATTAAACGAGAAACTGGTGAAGGCGGCGGAGCCTCGCGCCCGCCCCTACCAGCTGTTTGACGACGAGGTGCTGGGCTTCTCGGCCGTGATCCAACGGACCGGCAGCCGCGGCTTCTACCTCGACTTCACGATCAAGGGGAGGCAGCGTCGCATGGCGATCGGGCGCTGGCCGGAGTGGAGCGTCGCCGCCGCGCGCGACCGCGCGAAGCAGCTGCGCCGCGACATTGACGACGGGATCGACCCTCTGGCCGAGCGCGAGGAAATCCGCGCCGCGCCACGGATCCCGGACCTGATCGACCGATACCTGCGCGAGCACGCCGCGCACCTTGCTCCGCGCAACGCATCCGACCAGGCGTCGATGCTTCGCAAGCTGGTCGAGCCGCACTGGAAGCACCGCCTTGTCGCCGAAATCGAGCCCGCCGACGTCGAGCGCCTGCTGGGCCAGATCGCGGAAGGGCGGGCGCGCCCGGCCAAGGAGAAGGCCAAGACGCGGCGCAAGACGCTCGCGCCCGCGAAACCGACGCCGATCCGGGCGAACCGGGTGGGCGAGGTGCTGCGGAAGATGTTCAACCTTGCGGTCGCGTGGAAGATGCGCGCGGACAACCCGGCCGAAGCGTTCCGCAGGCGGATGGAGAACGAGCGGGAACGGTTCCTCTCCATCGAGGAAATCACGCGGCTGGGTGATGCCCTGCATGCGGCGGAGGACCAGCGCGGCGCGGCCATCGTTCGCATGTGCATGTTGACCGGCGCGCGCCTGGGCGAGGTCCGGACGGCGCGGTTCGAACAGTTCAACCTCGAGCTCGGGACTTGGTCCAAGCCCGCTGCGAACACGAAGCAGCGTCGCGTGCACCGCGTGCCGATCTCGGCCGACACGGCGGCGCTGGTGCGCCAGCGGCGGGTGGCGGTGCCAAAGGGCTGCGAGT harbors:
- a CDS encoding DUF6361 family protein → MSALAWIDFDQTDRDRARRIMDLFGVEDSRDELGLGSIRDALSDLMFPGTSTIQTRLRYMFFVPWLYRMAARSGGRADQARQLEIQLITALLRGGETENVIGSEARDSLKRLPSDVYWAGLLALGIRTHPGSRAEMLAAGDAPGLWSPGLPVAPDDLLDKATFRLTAEEGSFLRDRLAVSARDSLFNELAQAGDRAESDAIWLHPMRATWSPRNISIVDQAERFARVMNGAALLYNLMLAERAAAMQGAEGGHWHDLATDYRARLSAWQAEAPANLASGWSLAGLWSLTSQTIHRVAPQTMAFVTDWSALVQRGQPLADTSAARALILRRETRLKGPKARLTNDAALARWGGASGAAVLAYRWPVVQRHLRDLADAV
- a CDS encoding phospholipase D family protein — its product is MPSNSPLDPENRALYGEILRAPPGYEVEMALATTYSLDFETALVIPATMAFQAAESRAQVLDTPLALLDGLERLAERVAIFCEAGRIAAQPRAANRLTALLEDTVTEVLAPQGGAFHPKIWVLRFVPLTGTGSVRLRFAILSRNLTTDRSWDLSLSLDGEVTEGVQPDNAPISALLRALPSLARGRPTPARNRKIAEALARDVDRTVWTLPEGARRLRFAVNGLGQPTFRPTVGRAMGIISPFLSPEALVQLTKDLDPTECWLLSRAEELAKMSPDVLARFGQVMVLDDLAETEDGEESEAASAALGLHAKVFVTERYPRPESTTDLTVGSGNATAAALLNGSNVEVFATLSGPSRRMGWVADHIAPERLGRFLRPWQAPTTAPVPDPALAAEARLDTMRRALAAADLTLRCTPAEDGRIGLTLTARGSVALPVTLRAELWPLTLGPNHALTLTVPLGRTGLPLGQFALADVTRWLGLRLTDLETGAEMVFTLGTTLKDLPEARTAEILRSIIENREAFLRYIRLLLGDPQTAGQIILQGGKGGFLGFAGFADDAPILEDMVRSLSGDGRRLRDIERLMSRLGDVRGANGEPVIPPRFAALWEVFRSVLPKEARRG
- a CDS encoding helicase-related protein, with translation MAENRFDPGPALAPLKAFQRATVDHVCRRLLTDPDATRQFLVADEVGLGKTMVARGVIARTIEALWDKVPRIDIIYVCSNGAIAAQNLARLNVMEREAQVLPTRLTLLPLVLGGENSLRHNRVNFISLTPGTTFDLKSSGGWARERALILRLLEGQLAHPKGAIRLFQGWSGEPGWERERARVATETVDPEIAARFQMAVANSPDLTARIDDLCAEVARHRHVEGDLRQACTALIGELRGMLAQASVQSLEPDLIILDEFQRFHELLHGDSEAADLARQLFNHVDGAGNAAKTLLLSATPYRMLTLAGDAPEEGDHHRDFLDVLEFLFGAEDGKRRRDEIALEMRRFRQAMQALPAGFENARALREGIEGQLRSVIARTERVAETADRDAMIRELRHELDVTAPDLIEARAIAAVAAAAGAPGTVDYWKSSPWLLNLMRGYKLADLLKEQAKSPSPALRAAMKTAIPLQIDPQAVESYAPLAPANGRMRKLANLAFANGMARRLWIAPSLPYFGTSQPVSKMLIFSEWTMVPDAIAGFLSYEAERQMGMGKGHSYTDPPTTRPLQFRRAQGRLAGLRALQLVIPSPRLAAMADPLALMRLEGPFSDLDALRQAVRTRLRPLAQDLAEQSAEAGDGGWDWSSPAALDVVNPDFAAWLAGNGPRGEGDEEAWPDHLAELLQAARQPIGQKDVDQILGHLVDVALGSPATCALRALSRIAPTLPLNDPSLLTAATKVGMAFRTLFNQPETQALLRAEGDVYWRAVLRHAAEHDLQSVLDEYAHVLLEAEGQVGHPAVKAIGVIAERMAEALSLRPAQIELNHYALRRGRIAQTHPITLRGRFAMRLAQKGEDETGVNRTGLVRTAFNSPFKPFVLASTSVGQEGLDFHPYCHRIVHWNLPGNPVDMEQREGRVHRYKNHAVRLNLVAGQSPAALGGQNTDPWADMFSAAHGNAGRSGDLEPFWVLDGPTKVERHILSLPFSREETRLSWLNRSVALYRLAFGQPRQDDLLALLDQVRDEIAPEALAQLQISLRPD
- a CDS encoding site-specific integrase, producing MANRQRLNEKLVKAAEPRARPYQLFDDEVLGFSAVIQRTGSRGFYLDFTIKGRQRRMAIGRWPEWSVAAARDRAKQLRRDIDDGIDPLAEREEIRAAPRIPDLIDRYLREHAAHLAPRNASDQASMLRKLVEPHWKHRLVAEIEPADVERLLGQIAEGRARPAKEKAKTRRKTLAPAKPTPIRANRVGEVLRKMFNLAVAWKMRADNPAEAFRRRMENERERFLSIEEITRLGDALHAAEDQRGAAIVRMCMLTGARLGEVRTARFEQFNLELGTWSKPAANTKQRRVHRVPISADTAALVRQRRVAVPKGCEWLFPGDAVGADGSPKDQPVQEIRRFWSAIQTAAQLPDVRIHDLRHTFASLLVSGGASLEMIGKLLGHSQMRTTQRYAHLLDSPLRAGVDAVADIMKARPRVVRGGE